Proteins encoded together in one Impatiens glandulifera chromosome 1, dImpGla2.1, whole genome shotgun sequence window:
- the LOC124933687 gene encoding protein HEADING DATE REPRESSOR 1-like: protein MTVELFEKRKALFEPLEPNINVKRSLLSNNNFESLLIPPSPDFETTSYPRGWLIGKKRKLVNVDVVESMRRIVQEMNRKDRKIYGLNEQLEEDAKCVEHLQVQLLEKRNKRSHVERENVRL from the exons ATGACGGTGGAACTTTTTGAGAAGAGGAAAGCTCTGTTTGAACCGTTAGAACCCAACATCAACGTTAAACGATCATTAttatctaataataattttgaaagtcTGCTAATTCCTCCATCACCGGATTTTGAGACCACATCGTATCCACGTGGGTGGTTGATAGGTAAAAAACGCAAGCTTGTGAATGTTGATGTTGTAGAAAGCATGAGGAGAATAGTTCAAGAAATGAACAGAAAG GATAGAAAGATTTATGGGTTAAATGAGCAATTGGAAGAGGATGCAAAATGTGTTGAACACCTGCAAGTTCAGCTGttggagaagagaaataaaaggTCTCATGTAGAAAGAGAGAACGTGAGATTGTAG